A genomic window from Salvia splendens isolate huo1 chromosome 11, SspV2, whole genome shotgun sequence includes:
- the LOC121754861 gene encoding WAT1-related protein At1g68170-like → MGKCSSNFQEFKPALVMVLVETVYSVVNVCYKLAANDGMNLSVLVGYRFLFGAAVILPIAFFAERKKRPKLTKKIAIYGFLCGLFGGALGQNLYLQGLVLTSATFASAMTNLVPAITFVVAVCLRLESLAWKTAAGKAKVWGTILGIGGAMVLTFYKGLELQPWETGINLLETTVSHHGGGSGLPHSEHGGHKYVLGAALSLSSCLCYSLWLIIQAKAVEDYPCPYSITAMMAVAASVQGVAFALCVERDWSQWNLGLDVRLFTVAFSGIMGSAMMYSMVAWCVEKRGPLFVSIFQPLMLVIVALGGSLFLEEKLHLGMVVGAVFIVAGLYIVLWGKGEEMKTVGLPENTENEARIDIPPQLEQSDTTNRAEAEAEERTESVLPQNNNIDNRSCNEVMDVESQNKSSISRDEETRLEMELSLPSEEQDERINSGGNNETVVVEEMPKHLHMQKDGKNSSSRDERVMEEQMKEVLKEMEVRMAEKLEARLVADKAKMPPPPPPPPPPPPS, encoded by the exons ATGGGGAAATGCAGTAGTAATTTTCAGGAGTTTAAGCCAGCTTTGGTGATGGTGTTGGTGGAGACTGTGTATAGCGTTGTGAATGTTTGCTACAAATTGGCTGCAAACGATGGCATGAATCTCTCGGTTTTGGTGGGCTACAGATTTCTGTTTGGTGCTGCTGTTATCCTTCCTATTGCTTTTTTTGCCGAAAG gaAAAAAAGGCCAAAATTAACCAAGAAGATAGCCATATATGGATTTCTTTGTGGTTTGTTCgg GGGAGCTTTGGGGCAAAACCTCTACCTACAGGGCTTAGTTCTCACTTCTGCTACATTTGCGTCTGCCATGACCAATCTTGTTCCCGCCATTACGTTCGTCGTCGCCGTCTGTCTTAG ATTAGAAAGCCTTGCATGGAAGACTGCAGCTGGCAAAGCCAAAGTTTGGGGAACCATTCTAGGAATAGGTGGAGCAATGGTCCTAACATTCTACAAAGGGCTTGAGCTTCAACCATGGGAAACTGGTATAAACCTTCTCGAAACAACGGTATCTCATCACGGTGGTGGCTCTGGCTTGCCCCATAGTGAACACGGCGGCCATAAATATGTTCTTGGTGCCGCTCTTTCGCTCTCCAGTTGTCTTTGTTATTCGCTCTGGCTCATTATTCAG GCTAAGGCAGTTGAAGACTATCCTTGCCCTTACTCCATCACCGCGATGATGGCTGTGGCGGCCTCAGTTCAAGGCGTGGCGTTCGCACTGTGCGTGGAGAGAGACTGGAGCCAGTGGAATTTGGGATTGGATGTCAGGCTCTTCACAGTAGCCTTCTCT gGAATTATGGGTTCGGCCATGATGTATTCGATGGTGGCGTGGTGCGTGGAGAAAAGAGGGCCGTTGTTTGTGTCGATTTTTCAACCTTTGATGCTTGTAATAGTTGCTTTGGGGGGATCTTTGTTCTTGGAGGAGAAACTGCATCTTGGAAT GGTGGTTGGAGCCGTTTTCATCGTGGCGGGACTGTACATTGTGTTGTGGGGAAAAGGCGAGGAAATGAAAACGGTGGGGTTACCAGAAAATACTGAGAATGAAGCGCGGATAGACATTCCACCGCAGCTAGAGCAGAGTGACACCACTAATAGGGCAGAGGCCGAGGCGGAGGAGCGAACAGAGTCGGTGTTGCCCCAAAACAATAACATTGATAATCGAAGTTGCAACGAAGTAATGGATGTGGAGTCACAAAATAAAAGCAGTATCAGTAGGGATGAGGAGACGCGGCTGGAAATGGAGTTGTCGCTTCCATCGGAAGAGCAGGACGAGCGTATAAATAGTGGCGGTAACAATGAaacggtggtggtggaggaaaTGCCGAAGCATTTGCATATGCAAAAGGATGGTAAGAATAGTAGTAGTAGAGATGAGAGAGTGATGGAGGAGCAAATGAAGGAAGTGTTGAAAGAGATGGAGGTAAGGATGGCCGAAAAGTTGGAGGCCCGACTAGTGGCAGATAAGGCTAAGatgccaccgccaccgcctccacctccaccaccaccgccctcTTGA
- the LOC121756561 gene encoding tubby-like F-box protein 8, translated as MSFRSIARDIRDSFGSLSRRHFDVRLSGHHRGKSHGSLHDLSDQPIVIQNSRWANLPPELLYDVIRRLEESESTWPARKHVVACAAVCRSWRSMCQEIVKIPELSGKLTFPVSLKQPGSRDGTIQCFIKRDKSNLTYHLFLCLSPALLVENGKFLLSAKRTRRTTCTEYIISMDADNISRSSSTYIGKLRSNFLGTKFIIFDTQPPHNCSHIAPPGRTSRRFYSKKVSPKVPTGSYSISQISYELNVLGTRGPRRMNCIMHSIPASSMEPGGVVPGQPELLSRPLEDSFRSISFSKALNVSTEFSSSRFSDIAGISNSDDDSKLRPLVLKNKSPRWHEQLQCWCLNFRGRVTVASVKNFQLIAATQAPPPSAPPAGSQPAQSDHDKVILQFGKVGKDIFTMDYRYPLSAFQAFAICLSSFDTKLACE; from the exons ATGTCATTCCGAAGTATAGCACGCGATATAAGAGACAGTTTTGGGAGTTTATCACGGAGGCATTTTGATGTGAGGCTTTCCGGTCATCATAGAGGTAAATCACATGGTTCGTTGCATGACTTGAGTGACCAGCCTATAGTAATTCAGAATAGCCGCTGGGCTAATCTTCCACCCGAGCTACTTTACGATGTGATTAGAAGGTTGGAGGAGAGTGAGAGTACTTGGCCAGCCCGAAAACATGTGGTTGCATGCGCCGCTGTTTGCCGATCATGGAGGAGCATGTGCCAGGAAATTGTTAAAATTCCCGAGTTGTCCGGGAAGCTCACTTTTCCAGTTTCACTAAAGCAG CCGGGGTCTCGAGATGGAACCATCCAATGTTTTATCAAGAGGGACAAATCTAACTTAACTTACCATCTGTTTTTGTGTCTTAGCCCTG CTTTGCTAGTTGAGAATGGGAAGTTCCTTCTCTCTGCAAAACGAACTCGTAGGACTACTTGCACTGAGTATATTATCTCAATGGATGCTGACAATATTTCAAGATCTAGTAGCACATACATTGGAAAACTCAG ATCAAATTTCCTTGGCACCAAGTTCATAATATTCGACACGCAGCCTCCACATAATTGTTCACACATCGCACCTCCGGGGAGAACCAGCCGCAGGTTCTACTCCAAGAAAGTTTCCCCGAAAGTGCCAACTGGCAGCTACAGCATATCCCAAATTTCATATGAACTAAACGTGCTTGGTACGCGGGGCCCACGGAGGATGAACTGCATTATGCACTCAATCCCCGCCTCTTCCATGGAACCCGGTGGGGTGGTGCCTGGGCAGCCAGAACTTCTCTCTCGGCCCCTCGAGGACTCGTTCCGCAGCATCTCTTTCTCCAAGGCTCTCAACGTTTCTACAGAATTCAGCAGCTCGAGATTTTCTGACATCGCTGGGATATCAAATTCGGACGACGACAGCAAGCTGAGGCCCTTGGTTCTCAAGAACAAGTCTCCGAGATGGCACGAGCAGCTGCAGTGCTGGTGCCTCAACTTCCGAGGGCGGGTGACGGTTGCGTCTGTGAAGAACTTTCAGTTGATTGCGGCCACACAGGCGCCGCCTCCTAGCGCTCCTCCGGCTGGGTCTCAGCCGGCGCAGTCGGACCACGATAAGGTCATTCTACAGTTTGGTAAGGTTGGGAAAGACATATTCACCATGGACTATAGGTATCCTCTTTCTGCCTTTCAAGCATTTGCTATTTGCTTGAGCAGCTTTGATACCAAATTGGCTTGTGAATAG